The Phormidium sp. PBR-2020 DNA segment GAGAGGGATTTATCTACAGTCATAACCGATGAAATGTTTAGGCAGTCTGGTAGGGCGATCGCCCCCCTCTGTTATAGCAAGTTCTCAGAGTGAACAACGAAAAAGACTAGAGGTTGATTAACCCCTAGTCTTCATCGATGTTTAGATGGGCAGAGAGAGACTCGAACTCTCACGGCCGAAGCCGCCACATTTTGAGTGTGGTGCGTCTACCAATTTCGCCATCCGCCCATTGCGTTGGTTTTGTCACTATAGCAGCTTTGACTGCATTTTAACAAGTCATAATAGTTTTGGCTGCTAGACCAGCGATCGATCTCCCGGGCCCGCAACACCGGAACGGGATGGCTTAATTGTTCAGTTTGTAGTTGTTTTAGGGCTTCTCCGAGGGCATCCTCCCCAATCTCGTCGTAGGAGCGAGCTTGCTCTAGGAAGGCATCTAAGTTGAGCTGGGGGGACAGGGTGGGGGAGCCTCCGGCCAGCTTCATCAGCACCGACATGACGGTTCGAGGATTTTGGGTGGCCAACAAGGCGGCGCGATCGCAGCTAAATTCGGCACAGCGCAACCATTCCAACATTTGCGCCTGAAGACTCTGGGCCACTAACGCCCCCCAATTGGGCACTTGACCGACGGCGAGGGTAATTAAATTAGCTAAGGTCAAATAGACCCCATGCTCGCATTTGAGATGGCCCAACTCATGGGCAATGACGGCCTGAGTTTCCTCGGGGGTTAACAGTTCGAGTAAGGAGGTATGGAGAACCACAAACGCCTGTCGTCCGCGCATGGCGAAGGTATAGGCATTGGGAACCGGATGTTGGCGCACATACAATTGAGGGGCTTCCACATCCAACACCTGAGCGGCTTCGAGGAGTAGCTGATGCAGTTCCGGGAGTTGTTTGGGGCCCACCCGCACCCCAGAGGCGATATTTTCTAGATAAAAATACTGTTCTCCTAAGGCCCCAAGGAGATTGCGAATCACGACATCGATGCCTGGAATCTGTTTCAAGGCGGTGGTGGCCTGCAAATCGAGGGGATGGCGGAACTGTTCCGATCTCAGCCCCACCAAGAGCGTTTTGGAGAAAGACATGATAACTCAACCTAGACAATATATTAGAGAACGGCGACGAACCCCAGTCTCCATTATAGATGTCCTCTCTTCTCCCCTAACTTGGCGCGTCTTGGCCGACCACAAAAACAGCGAGCCGTTGTATGACTCACTGTTTTATAGATGGGGGTCAGGGGTGAGATTAGACGGTCTGTTCGCTACTGACGGGGACTCGTTCTACCCGCGCCCCGAGGGTTTGCAGTTTGCCCGCTAAGTTTTCATAGCCGCGATCGAGATGTCGCAACTCTTGCACCACCGTTTTACCTTCGGCGGCCAGGCCTGCTAACACTAGGGCGGCGGAGGCTCGTAAATCGGTGGCGACTACGGGGGCCCCAGAGAGCATGGGAACCCCACGCACCACAGCAATATTGCCCTTGACGCGAATATCAGCGCCCATCCGTTGCAGTTCAGCCACATGACGCAAGCGGTTTTCAAAGACCGTCTCGGTGATCACGCTGCTGCCCTGACTGAGGGTAAGCAGGGCCATGAACTGGGCCTGCATATCAGTGGGGAAGCCGGGGAAGGGTTGGGTTTCGATGTCCACGGCTTGAATGGGCCCAGGAAGGACGCGCAGGCGATTGGGAGTATCCATGACCACCTGGGTTCCGGCACTGCGCAACTTGGCGATCGCGGCGGTGAGATGTTCAGGAATGACGGGGGAGAGGCTAATCTCAGATTGGGTAATGGCCCCGGCGACGAGGAAGGTTCCGGCTTCGATGCGATCGGGAACGATGCTGTAGTCAGCGGTATGGAGTTTGGGAACGCCACTGATATGGATAGTTTTGCTACCGGCCCCCTCAATTTTGGCCCCCATAGCGCGGCAGAAGTTAGCCAAATCAATGACTTCAGGTTCTTGGGCGGCGTTATCGAGGATGGTTTCCCCTTCGGCTAGGGTGGCGGCCATCATTAGGGTTTCTGTGGCACCGACACTGGGATAGTCCAGATAGATTTTTGCCCCTTGGAGTCGTTTTCGGCCGCCGGTGATGCAGGCCCGGACGACACCATGTTGAATCTGCACATCGGCACCAAGGGCCTGTAGGCCACGAACATGGAGATCCACGGGACGGGCGCCGATGGCACAGCCGCCAGGGAGGGGAACGTTGGCAACCCCGAGACGGGCGAGTAGGGGACCGATGACGAAGAAGCTGGCCCGCAGTTGGCTCACCAGTTCATAGGGAGCTTGGGATTGGCCGATGTGACTGGCATCGATGTCCATGACATCGCCGTCGCGGTGGAGTTTGACCCCCAGGGCACTGACGATTTGGGCCATGCGGGCAATGTCTACCAGTCCTGGGACGTTGCGAAGCCGACAGGTTTCAGGGCAAAGTAGGGCCCCGGCGATGAGGGCTAGGGCGGCGTTTTTGGCGCCACTGATGGTCACGTCTCCCGAGAGAGTCTGCCGTCCCCAGATATGTAGAACGGACTCGTTAACGTCTGTGGAGAGGGTCTGTTCTAGAGTGGTGCTTGTCATAGGGGATTGTGCAGTTTCGATACGGTGAGTTGGGGAAGTGGGGGAACGGAGTTCCGTGGGATTAAAAGAACGATTAATGGGTCTGTCCTCCAGAACGACAGTCTCAGCTCGTTAGAGATGAACGGTTGGTTTTGATTTTACCCAAAACCCAGAATTTTACGTTTTAGCTCCCTAAATTGTTGCAAGAAAGCTGGAAATGTAGATCCAGGCTGGGCATGATGCACCCTTAGGCGCGATCGCAAACGGATCGCTACCTAAATTTAGGCATTAGCGTTACACGATTTCATCCTGTTTGTCAAACGAATGTCAATAATTTGACACTGGTTTGACATAGGATTGTTCTCAGGGCGGCTGGAATCCCTTGGGGGTCATCCAGCTAGCGCGGGGATGTTCAAGTCCTCTTGAAGCAGTTGTTCGGCGTGCTGAGCGTCCAGGGGACGGGAGAACCAATAGCCTTGCCCATAATTACAGCCGAGATCTTGTAGGTATTGGAGTTGTTGTGGGTTTTCGATGCCCTCGGCAATGGTGGAAATGTGCAAGTGTTGGGCTAGGTTGATGATGGCTGGGGCAATGGGGGGCCGACCATCTCCGTTAAAGAGCCGTTCGACAAAGGAGCGATCGAGTTTGATAATCTGAATCGGGAATCGATGGAGATAGTTCAGGGAACAATAGCCGGTGCCAAAGTCGTCAAGGCATAAGACCACGTGACGGTCTTGGATTTCCTCTAGGAGCACAATAGCACTGTCGACATCCTCCATCAGGGCCGTTTCGGTAATTTCTAGTTTTAGGGTTCGTCCATCGAGCTGAGTTTCGGCTAAGAGGCTATCTAATTGGCTGATGAAGGCTTGAGAGAGTTGTCTCCCGGAGAGGTTAATGCTCATCGAGAGGCGATCGCAGCCGAGGATGGTCTGTTGCCAATGTCGCAGTTGATAGCCGGCCGTACGTAACACCCAGGCCCCGAGAGCTTGAATGGAGCCACTTTCCTCGGCAATGGGAATAAACTCCGAGGGGGAGATAGTACCATAGTGGCTATGTTGCCAACGGACTAGGGCTTCAAATCCACTGACTTTTAGGGTGTCTAGGCAAACGATGGGTTGATAGACGACCTTCAACTCGTTGCGCTTGATCGCTCCACGTAGGTCAGTTTCCAACTGTAACCGTCGGACGGTTTCACTGCGCATGGTGCGATCAAACACCACATAGCCTTCAGCAGGTTTTTGCTTTTTCGCCCGATACAGGGCAATATCGGCATCCTGTAATAAATCTTGAGGTTGACGGTGGCCGGCATCGGCGGGAGCAATGCCGATGCTGACTTGGGTGAAGATATGGTGATTTTCGACCGGGAGGGGATCTCGCAGAGATTGTTGCAGACGCTGGGCCAGGTCAATGGCTTCTTGCAAGTCCTGGGTATTTTCCATGAGGATGGTGAACTCATCTCCCCCCAAGCGAGCTAGGGTGTCACCGGGCCGTAGGCAGAGTTCTAGGCGGTGGGCAATTTCTAATAAGAGGCGATCGCCGATGACATGGCCGAGACTATCGTTGACCCCTTTGAAGTTATCTAAATCTAAGAAGAGAACGGCAAATCGATAGTCTTCATGACGGCGCGATCGCCGTAAACTGCGTTCAACTTGTGAGAGGAACCAACCCCGATTCCACAATCCTGTTAATTCGTCATGGGAGGCGTTGTAACGCAGTCGTTGTTCGGTGCGCTTGCGTTCGGTGATATCTACCACGGAGCCTTCATAGTAGAGCAGCAGCCCCTGCTCATCGCGAACGGCGCGCACATCTTCAGAAATCCAAACGACAGACCCATCACGACGATAGACTTCTGCCTCAAAGCCGGAGACAACTTTTTGGGTTTGTAACAGTCGTAGCAGTTTCGCGCGACGACTCGAATCAACATAGAGTTGACGGTCAATGTTGTCGATTTGACGAATCAGGTGTTCGGGACAGTCGTAGCCTAGGATAGTCGCTAACGCTGGATTAGCACTGAGATAATAGCCTTCAGGAGAGATTTGAAAAATACCTTCGATCGCGTTCTCAAAAATACTACGATATTTGGCTTCAGCGGTGGCGAGAGCTTGGATGGTGCGTTGGCGTTCGGTGATATCATTGCCAATGCCGAGGATAAACTCACAGGCGCCACTGGGACATTGACGGACGGCTCGACCATGCCAAGCGACCCAAAGAATCTCTCCATCGCGTGTTATGACAGAATTTTCAGTCTGAACCATATCCAAGACATCAATCAGTCCCTGAAATACCTCTTGCACATGGTGGCGATCGCCGGGGGGGACAAAATTGGAGAGGTAGTCTCGCCCCAAGACATCTTCACGACGATATCCCAGAGCGTTGAGCATCGACTCGTTCATCCGCAACACTTCGCCTTCCGGGGAAATCGCCACCACAAAGGCGGGATTGGCTTCGATGAGAGTGTGATTAAACAGCCGTTCGCGATCAAGGGCAAATTCCACGGCCGTGCGATCGCGCCGAGGCCGACGCACCCACCGATAGAGACGGTTTAAAAACAACAACACCGTAGTAATGAGCATACTCATCAAGGCGGCCAAGGTCGGAAAGATCCAGGTTTCTAGGTGGACTTGACTCACTTGAAGCAATTGCAATGATTGTGAGTCTGACAGGTGGTGTTGGAGTAGACGTTGTCCGTGCCAGACGGCGAGGACAATCGGAACAGTCACCACTGCGACTCTCGCTGTCGTCAGCCTGGGATGATTTCGGTTGTAGTCTTCGGCTGTCATAACTGCTGAGCGTCAAATCAAGTACCCGTCCTATCACCGTGAGGTTATTGGCTGGTGGTGTCACTCCCAGAGTAAAACGGGTCAGACCGATTTGGATGTTGTTTGAGACACAAAAGCCGCAAAGGAAATCAGGGTAAGCTGGGCGGTTTCGCGGGTCTTCCCCGATTTTCCCAGTGCTTAACGACAGATATTCGGGTTCCCCCTACTCAAGTTATGCAGATAACAAGGGACAGGACTAGGATTGTCCGTCAGTGTATCACCATTTTCTCGGAACTGATTGAGGGGCGACTCCCCATGGGAACTTTTTGCTCGGGTTCAACGACTTGGTATCATGTCCAAGGTTTTGGGGCTGTGGCTCAGATGGATAGAGCAAGCGCCTCCTAAGCGCTAGGTCGCGGGTTCGAATCCCGCCAGTCCCGTTCAGTCGAAGCATCAGCACTTGCCGACCCGGTGGGTCTGGGAAAGGATTGCTATACACTGGAAGTCTCTCCCCTATCGGCGGCTCTGGTTATGGTTCGCAGCTTTGATCTAATTGTTTTTGGTGATGAAGTTCCCGGTATTTTGGCTCTGGTGACAGCCGCTCGTGAGTTGCGCCAGCGGACGGGGACTTGGCCGCGATCGCTCCTGATGCTCAAGGGAGCGGCGACGGACCCCATTGGCGGCCATTTGGTACGAGGGGGACTCTCCTATCTCGATCGCAGTGGTATCCCCATTGAGCTGCGGCAACGTCATGGTTTAGCAACATTTGGCGACCCCCCAGCCATTTATCAAGAATTTCTGACTCGCGCTCAGGTGGATTTGATTGCCCTTGACCCCAAACGGGCTAATCCGGCCTTACGAGCCATGCTTGGGGAAGTGGGGGCCCTGATGACGGGACAGGTGGAGATTGCCGAGGTCTTAAAAACGGGGGCCCGTATTAGTGGCTTGCGTTTGACGCGAGGTGAGACGTTTTTGGCGAAGCAGTTCATTGATGCCACGG contains these protein-coding regions:
- the murA gene encoding UDP-N-acetylglucosamine 1-carboxyvinyltransferase, coding for MTSTTLEQTLSTDVNESVLHIWGRQTLSGDVTISGAKNAALALIAGALLCPETCRLRNVPGLVDIARMAQIVSALGVKLHRDGDVMDIDASHIGQSQAPYELVSQLRASFFVIGPLLARLGVANVPLPGGCAIGARPVDLHVRGLQALGADVQIQHGVVRACITGGRKRLQGAKIYLDYPSVGATETLMMAATLAEGETILDNAAQEPEVIDLANFCRAMGAKIEGAGSKTIHISGVPKLHTADYSIVPDRIEAGTFLVAGAITQSEISLSPVIPEHLTAAIAKLRSAGTQVVMDTPNRLRVLPGPIQAVDIETQPFPGFPTDMQAQFMALLTLSQGSSVITETVFENRLRHVAELQRMGADIRVKGNIAVVRGVPMLSGAPVVATDLRASAALVLAGLAAEGKTVVQELRHLDRGYENLAGKLQTLGARVERVPVSSEQTV
- a CDS encoding M48 family metallopeptidase, producing MSFSKTLLVGLRSEQFRHPLDLQATTALKQIPGIDVVIRNLLGALGEQYFYLENIASGVRVGPKQLPELHQLLLEAAQVLDVEAPQLYVRQHPVPNAYTFAMRGRQAFVVLHTSLLELLTPEETQAVIAHELGHLKCEHGVYLTLANLITLAVGQVPNWGALVAQSLQAQMLEWLRCAEFSCDRAALLATQNPRTVMSVLMKLAGGSPTLSPQLNLDAFLEQARSYDEIGEDALGEALKQLQTEQLSHPVPVLRAREIDRWSSSQNYYDLLKCSQSCYSDKTNAMGGWRNW
- a CDS encoding EAL domain-containing protein, coding for MTVPIVLAVWHGQRLLQHHLSDSQSLQLLQVSQVHLETWIFPTLAALMSMLITTVLLFLNRLYRWVRRPRRDRTAVEFALDRERLFNHTLIEANPAFVVAISPEGEVLRMNESMLNALGYRREDVLGRDYLSNFVPPGDRHHVQEVFQGLIDVLDMVQTENSVITRDGEILWVAWHGRAVRQCPSGACEFILGIGNDITERQRTIQALATAEAKYRSIFENAIEGIFQISPEGYYLSANPALATILGYDCPEHLIRQIDNIDRQLYVDSSRRAKLLRLLQTQKVVSGFEAEVYRRDGSVVWISEDVRAVRDEQGLLLYYEGSVVDITERKRTEQRLRYNASHDELTGLWNRGWFLSQVERSLRRSRRHEDYRFAVLFLDLDNFKGVNDSLGHVIGDRLLLEIAHRLELCLRPGDTLARLGGDEFTILMENTQDLQEAIDLAQRLQQSLRDPLPVENHHIFTQVSIGIAPADAGHRQPQDLLQDADIALYRAKKQKPAEGYVVFDRTMRSETVRRLQLETDLRGAIKRNELKVVYQPIVCLDTLKVSGFEALVRWQHSHYGTISPSEFIPIAEESGSIQALGAWVLRTAGYQLRHWQQTILGCDRLSMSINLSGRQLSQAFISQLDSLLAETQLDGRTLKLEITETALMEDVDSAIVLLEEIQDRHVVLCLDDFGTGYCSLNYLHRFPIQIIKLDRSFVERLFNGDGRPPIAPAIINLAQHLHISTIAEGIENPQQLQYLQDLGCNYGQGYWFSRPLDAQHAEQLLQEDLNIPALAG